In Antechinus flavipes isolate AdamAnt ecotype Samford, QLD, Australia chromosome 3, AdamAnt_v2, whole genome shotgun sequence, a genomic segment contains:
- the ID3 gene encoding DNA-binding protein inhibitor ID-3, with amino-acid sequence MKALSPARGCYEAVCCLSERSLAIARGRGKSPAAEEPLSLLYDMNDCYSRLRELVPGVPRGTELSQVEILQRVIDYILDLQVVLAEPAPGAPDGPHLGIQTAELTSELYSKDENSLCH; translated from the exons ATGAAGGCTCTGAGCCCAGCCCGAGGCTGCTACGAAGCCGTGTGCTGTCTGTCGGAGCGCAGCCTTGCCATCGCGCGTGGCCGTGGGAAGAGTCCCGCGGCCGAGGAGCCGCTGAGCCTGCTTTATGATATGAATGACTGCTATTCGCGCCTGCGGGAGCTGGTCCCGGGCGTCCCGCGGGGCACGGAGCTCAGCCAGGTGGAGATCCTGCAGCGTGTCATCGACTACATCCTGGACCTGCAGGTGGTGCTGGCCGAGCCCGCCCCGGGGGCCCCCGACGGGCCCCATCTCGGCATCCAG ACAGCCGAACTGACGTCTGAACTCTACTCCAAAGACGAGAACAGTCTTTGCCATTGA